The Streptococcus toyakuensis genome has a window encoding:
- the spx gene encoding transcriptional regulator Spx, protein MIKIYTVSSCTSCKKAKTWLNAHQLSYKEQNLGKEGITREELLDILTKTDNGIASIVSSKNRYAKALGVDIEDLSVNEVLNLIMETPRILKSPILVDEKRLQVGYKEDDIRAFLPRSVRNVENAEARLRAAL, encoded by the coding sequence ATGATTAAAATTTATACAGTCTCAAGTTGTACTAGCTGTAAAAAAGCAAAAACCTGGCTCAATGCCCACCAGTTAAGTTATAAAGAACAAAACCTTGGTAAAGAAGGAATTACGAGAGAAGAATTACTGGATATTCTAACCAAAACAGATAACGGAATAGCCAGCATCGTTTCATCTAAAAATCGCTATGCCAAAGCCCTTGGAGTGGATATTGAAGATTTGAGTGTCAACGAAGTCCTCAATCTGATTATGGAAACACCGAGAATTTTAAAGAGCCCAATCCTTGTAGATGAAAAACGCCTGCAAGTTGGCTATAAGGAAGATGATATTCGTGCCTTCCTACCACGCTCTGTCCGTAATGTAGAAAATGCAGAAGCACGTTTGCGTGCAGCTCTATAA
- the uvrA gene encoding excinuclease ABC subunit UvrA, with product MQDKIVIHGARAHNLKNIDVEIPRDKLVVVTGLSGSGKSSLAFDTLYAEGQRRYVESLSAYARQFLGNMEKPDVDAIDGLSPAISIDQKTTSKNPRSTVGTTTEINDYLRLLYARVGTPYCINGHGAIKASSVEQIVDKVLELPERQRLQILAPVIRKKKGQHKSVIEKVQKDGYVRVRVDGEVYDVTEVPELSKSKQHNIDVVVDRIVIKEGIRSRLFDSIEAALRIAEGYVIIDTMDDSELLFSEHYACPVCGFTVPELEPRLFSFNAPFGSCSECDGLGIKLEVDTDLVVPDASKTLREGALAPWNPISSNYYPNMLEQAMTAFGVDMDKPFEDLSEEAKNLILYGSDGKEFHFHYENEFGGVRDIDIPFEGVIGNIKRRYRETNSDYTRTQMRLYMNELTCGTCHGYRLNDQALSVRVGGQQGPHIGEISDLSIADHLDLVSQLTLSENEAIIARPILKEIKDRLTFLNNVGLNYLTLSRSAGTLSGGESQRIRLATQIGSNLSGVLYILDEPSIGLHQRDNDRLIASLKKMRDLGNTLIVVEHDEDTMREADYLIDVGPGAGVFGGEIVAAGTPKQVARNSKSITGQYLSGKRAIPVPAERRVGNGRFIEVTGARENNLQNVTARFPLGKFIAVTGVSGSGKSTLINSILKKAIAQKLNRNSDKPGRFKTITGIEHVDRLIDIDQSPIGRTPRSNPATYTGVFDDIRDLFAQTNEAKIRGYKKGRFSFNVKGGRCEACSGDGIIKIEMHFLPDVYVACEVCHGTRYNSETLEVHYKEKNISQVLDMTVNDAVEFFQHIPKIQRKLQTIKDVGLGYVTLGQPATTLSGGEAQRMKLASELHKRSTGKSFYILDEPTTGLHTEDIARLLKVLARFVDDGNTVLVIEHNLDVIKTADHIIDLGPEGGVGGGTIIATGTPEEVAANEASYTGHYLKGKLHHE from the coding sequence ATGCAAGATAAAATTGTCATTCATGGGGCGCGTGCCCATAATTTAAAAAATATTGATGTGGAGATTCCACGAGACAAGTTGGTTGTCGTAACCGGCTTGTCAGGTTCAGGGAAATCCAGTCTGGCCTTTGATACCCTCTATGCGGAGGGTCAACGTCGCTATGTGGAGAGTTTGTCAGCCTATGCTCGTCAATTCTTGGGGAATATGGAGAAGCCTGATGTGGATGCTATTGATGGTCTCAGCCCTGCTATTTCCATCGACCAAAAAACGACTAGCAAAAACCCTCGTTCGACAGTGGGAACAACGACAGAAATCAATGACTATCTGCGTCTCCTCTATGCGCGTGTGGGGACGCCTTACTGTATCAACGGGCATGGAGCTATCAAGGCTTCTTCTGTGGAGCAAATTGTGGATAAGGTTTTGGAATTGCCAGAACGCCAACGTCTGCAAATATTAGCTCCTGTTATCCGTAAGAAAAAAGGCCAACATAAGAGTGTTATTGAGAAGGTTCAGAAAGACGGTTATGTTCGTGTCCGTGTGGATGGGGAAGTCTATGATGTGACCGAAGTGCCAGAGTTGTCCAAGAGCAAGCAACACAATATTGATGTCGTGGTTGACCGTATTGTCATCAAGGAGGGCATTCGTAGTCGTCTCTTTGATTCCATTGAGGCTGCCCTCCGTATTGCAGAAGGTTATGTCATTATCGACACGATGGACGATTCGGAGTTGCTCTTCTCTGAGCATTATGCCTGTCCAGTTTGTGGTTTTACCGTACCAGAGTTAGAGCCTCGTCTCTTCTCCTTCAATGCTCCTTTTGGTTCATGTAGTGAGTGTGACGGCTTGGGCATCAAGCTGGAGGTGGATACTGATTTGGTAGTGCCAGATGCCAGCAAAACGCTACGTGAAGGGGCGTTAGCGCCTTGGAATCCTATCTCATCCAACTACTATCCAAACATGCTGGAACAAGCCATGACAGCCTTTGGGGTGGATATGGATAAGCCTTTTGAGGACTTGTCAGAAGAAGCTAAAAACTTGATTCTATATGGTTCTGATGGCAAGGAATTCCATTTCCACTATGAGAATGAATTTGGTGGCGTGCGTGATATCGATATTCCTTTTGAGGGAGTTATTGGTAATATCAAACGTCGCTACCGTGAAACCAATAGTGACTACACCCGCACCCAGATGCGTCTCTACATGAATGAGCTGACCTGCGGAACCTGTCACGGCTATCGTCTTAATGACCAGGCCCTGTCTGTCCGTGTGGGTGGTCAGCAAGGGCCACATATCGGAGAAATCTCGGATCTGTCTATCGCTGACCACTTGGACTTGGTGAGTCAGCTAACCTTGTCTGAAAATGAAGCCATCATTGCTAGGCCTATTCTCAAGGAAATTAAGGACCGTTTGACCTTCCTCAACAACGTGGGTCTAAACTATCTGACCCTATCTCGATCAGCAGGTACCCTTTCAGGTGGGGAAAGTCAGCGTATTCGCTTGGCAACCCAGATTGGATCTAACCTATCAGGCGTCCTCTATATCCTAGACGAGCCATCTATCGGACTCCACCAGAGGGACAATGACCGCCTGATTGCTAGTCTGAAAAAGATGCGTGATTTGGGCAATACTCTCATTGTAGTGGAACACGACGAAGATACCATGCGCGAGGCGGATTACCTGATTGACGTTGGTCCCGGTGCCGGTGTTTTTGGTGGGGAAATTGTTGCCGCAGGTACGCCTAAACAGGTGGCTCGCAACAGCAAGTCTATCACAGGTCAGTATTTATCAGGCAAACGAGCTATTCCAGTACCAGCAGAGCGCCGTGTGGGAAATGGTCGTTTTATCGAGGTGACAGGAGCGCGTGAGAACAACTTGCAAAATGTCACGGCTCGCTTTCCTCTAGGAAAATTCATCGCGGTGACAGGTGTGTCAGGTTCAGGGAAATCGACCTTAATCAATAGCATCCTCAAAAAAGCCATTGCTCAAAAGCTCAACCGCAATTCAGACAAACCTGGTAGGTTCAAAACCATCACAGGGATTGAGCATGTTGATCGTTTGATTGACATCGACCAGAGTCCAATCGGACGAACGCCGAGGTCCAACCCTGCTACCTATACAGGAGTTTTTGACGATATACGTGACCTCTTTGCCCAGACAAACGAGGCCAAGATTCGAGGTTACAAGAAGGGGCGTTTCAGTTTCAACGTCAAGGGTGGTCGCTGTGAAGCCTGCTCAGGTGACGGGATTATCAAGATTGAGATGCACTTCCTGCCAGATGTTTATGTGGCTTGTGAAGTATGCCACGGGACTCGCTACAACAGTGAAACCCTAGAAGTTCACTACAAAGAAAAGAATATCTCGCAGGTCTTGGATATGACCGTCAACGATGCGGTGGAATTCTTCCAACACATTCCGAAAATTCAACGCAAACTTCAGACCATCAAGGATGTAGGGCTAGGCTATGTGACGCTAGGGCAACCAGCTACCACCCTTTCTGGGGGAGAAGCTCAGCGTATGAAGCTGGCTAGTGAACTCCACAAACGCTCGACAGGAAAATCTTTCTACATTCTCGATGAGCCGACGACAGGTCTTCATACCGAGGATATCGCTCGCTTGCTTAAGGTTTTAGCTCGCTTTGTAGACGATGGCAATACAGTCCTCGTCATTGAGCACAATCTAGACGTTATTAAGACTGCAGACCATATTATTGACTTGGGACCTGAGGGCGGTGTCGGTGGTGGAACCATCATCGCAACAGGAACTCCAGAAGAAGTAGCGGCCAATGAAGCCAGCTACACAGGACACTATTTGAAAGGAAAGTTACATCATGAATAA
- the mgtA gene encoding magnesium-translocating P-type ATPase, with protein MKTTKERLAIAIHTSLNETLSFYKTSLTGLTEEQVEKNRDLYGENTITKGQEDSILKKIYESIINPFTIILLVIAVISLVTNVWLAKPGQEDPTTSIIIVVLVLISGGIRFVQELRSDKAATNLSKMIVNTATVIRQGEIQEVPIDDLVVGDVVKLSAGDMIPADLLLFESRDFFVQQSGLTGESDSVEKLALTKATVQQSDSLLEAEALAFMGTNVLSGSAKAVVLAVGDDTMMGAIEQTLNTYDEPTSFEREMNSISWLLIRLMLVMVPIVFLSNGLTDGDWLEAGVFALSVGVGLTPEMLPMIITASLAKGSIIMAKEKVVIKKLNAIQDLGAIDILCTDKTGTLTQDEIVLEYPLDIHGRLDLTVLRRAYLNSYFQTGLKNLMDRAIIKRTEKEAKEHTLLQNLAQTFQKIDELPFDFERRRMSVIVKDEHEVVSLVTKGALEEMLTISSHAEYQGVITPLTDVIREEILAEVRQLNQQGLRVLGVAYKSGLREGHAYTVDDEGDMILTGYLAFLDPPKPSAAPAIKALLEHGVQTKILTGDNEKVTQSVCEKVGLDINQMLLGSEIDQMSNQELAQAVEEVTVFAKLSPDQKARIILQFKANGHAVGYMGDGINDAPSMKVADVGISVDTAVDIAKETADVILLDKDLMVLEKGLVEGRKVYANMTKYIKMTVSSNFGNILSLLVSGIFLPFLPMAPVHLIILNLVYDLSCIALPFDKVDKDFLRNPHTWEAKSITRFMVWMGPISSAFDILTFSLLYFIIVPMTTGQAYVHGAESAVGFIVLFQTGWFIESMWSQTMVIHMLRSAKIPFLQSRPAWLVLVTTLLAAAFVTFLPYSPLAILLHLTPLKPIYFIFLLFIIILYMISVTIVKKIYIKKYQEWL; from the coding sequence ATGAAAACTACAAAAGAAAGATTAGCAATAGCTATTCATACATCTTTAAACGAAACTCTATCTTTTTATAAGACAAGTCTAACAGGATTGACTGAGGAGCAGGTGGAGAAAAATCGTGACCTATATGGCGAAAATACCATCACAAAGGGTCAAGAAGACAGTATCCTCAAAAAGATTTACGAATCCATTATCAATCCTTTTACGATCATCTTACTGGTCATCGCCGTGATTTCCTTGGTGACCAATGTCTGGTTGGCAAAACCAGGTCAAGAGGATCCGACGACTTCTATTATCATCGTTGTCCTAGTCCTCATTTCTGGTGGCATACGCTTTGTCCAAGAACTCCGTAGTGATAAGGCTGCGACCAATCTATCAAAAATGATTGTCAACACAGCGACTGTCATTCGTCAAGGAGAAATCCAAGAAGTACCTATCGATGATTTGGTAGTGGGTGACGTGGTTAAATTAAGCGCTGGAGACATGATTCCAGCAGATCTTCTTTTATTTGAGTCGCGCGATTTCTTTGTCCAACAGTCGGGCTTGACAGGCGAAAGTGATTCTGTTGAAAAATTGGCCTTGACCAAGGCAACAGTTCAACAATCTGATAGTCTGCTAGAAGCAGAAGCGCTCGCCTTTATGGGAACCAATGTCTTATCTGGTAGTGCCAAGGCCGTGGTTTTAGCAGTTGGTGATGATACCATGATGGGGGCCATTGAGCAGACTTTGAACACCTATGATGAGCCTACTTCGTTTGAAAGGGAGATGAATAGTATTTCGTGGCTCTTGATTCGTTTGATGCTGGTCATGGTGCCCATCGTTTTCTTGTCCAATGGTTTAACAGATGGTGACTGGCTGGAAGCTGGCGTATTTGCTTTGAGTGTTGGTGTTGGATTGACACCTGAGATGCTTCCTATGATTATCACGGCCAGTCTAGCAAAAGGCTCCATCATTATGGCCAAGGAAAAAGTGGTTATCAAGAAACTCAATGCCATACAGGACTTAGGGGCGATTGATATTTTGTGTACAGATAAGACAGGAACTCTAACCCAAGACGAAATTGTCCTTGAATATCCCTTGGACATCCACGGACGCTTGGATTTGACCGTCTTGAGACGAGCTTATCTCAATTCTTATTTTCAAACGGGCTTGAAAAATTTGATGGATAGAGCCATCATCAAACGGACTGAAAAGGAAGCAAAAGAACACACCCTCTTGCAAAATCTGGCTCAAACTTTTCAAAAAATAGATGAGCTTCCCTTTGATTTTGAACGTAGACGGATGAGTGTTATCGTTAAGGATGAACACGAAGTTGTTAGTTTGGTAACCAAGGGTGCCCTAGAGGAAATGTTGACGATTTCCAGTCATGCGGAATACCAAGGAGTGATTACTCCCTTGACAGATGTTATTAGAGAAGAAATTTTAGCAGAAGTCAGACAACTAAATCAACAAGGTTTGCGTGTCTTGGGAGTAGCCTATAAGTCAGGTTTAAGGGAAGGACATGCCTATACAGTTGATGATGAAGGGGATATGATTCTAACTGGTTATTTAGCCTTCCTAGATCCTCCTAAACCATCTGCAGCACCAGCAATTAAGGCTCTGTTAGAACATGGGGTTCAAACAAAGATTTTGACGGGAGACAACGAGAAAGTTACCCAATCAGTCTGTGAAAAGGTTGGTTTGGATATCAATCAGATGCTGTTAGGATCTGAAATTGATCAGATGAGTAATCAAGAATTGGCTCAAGCCGTGGAGGAGGTAACAGTCTTTGCCAAACTTTCTCCTGACCAAAAAGCGAGGATTATTTTGCAATTTAAGGCTAATGGTCATGCTGTTGGCTATATGGGAGATGGGATCAATGATGCTCCTTCTATGAAGGTTGCAGATGTGGGGATTTCTGTTGATACAGCAGTAGATATTGCCAAAGAAACAGCTGATGTTATCCTACTTGATAAGGATCTCATGGTGCTGGAAAAAGGACTTGTTGAAGGTCGTAAGGTCTATGCCAATATGACTAAATATATCAAAATGACAGTGAGTTCTAATTTTGGAAATATCTTATCCCTATTGGTCTCTGGAATCTTTTTGCCATTTTTACCAATGGCACCAGTTCATTTGATTATCCTAAATCTAGTCTATGATTTGTCTTGTATTGCCTTGCCTTTTGACAAGGTGGATAAAGATTTTTTGAGAAATCCGCATACCTGGGAAGCTAAGTCCATCACACGTTTCATGGTTTGGATGGGGCCTATCTCTTCTGCCTTTGATATTTTGACCTTCAGTTTGCTTTATTTTATCATTGTACCCATGACAACAGGTCAAGCTTATGTTCATGGAGCGGAGTCTGCCGTAGGATTTATTGTCTTGTTTCAGACAGGTTGGTTTATCGAGTCCATGTGGTCACAGACCATGGTTATCCATATGCTGCGTTCAGCCAAAATTCCCTTTTTACAAAGTCGTCCAGCTTGGCTAGTCCTTGTGACAACCTTATTGGCTGCAGCCTTTGTGACCTTCCTTCCCTATAGTCCACTCGCAATCCTACTTCATCTAACTCCTTTAAAACCGATTTATTTCATCTTTTTACTTTTCATCATTATTTTGTATATGATTAGCGTGACAATTGTGAAAAAAATCTATATCAAAAAATATCAAGAATGGCTGTAA
- a CDS encoding IreB family regulatory phosphoprotein, producing the protein MGFTEETVRFKLDDSNKKEISETLTDVYASLNDKGYNPINQIVGYVLSGDPAYVPRYNNARNQIRKYERDEIVEELVRYYLKGQGVDL; encoded by the coding sequence ATGGGATTTACTGAAGAAACAGTACGTTTTAAATTGGACGATTCCAATAAAAAAGAAATTAGCGAAACTCTGACTGATGTTTATGCTTCGTTGAACGATAAGGGCTACAACCCAATCAACCAAATCGTAGGTTACGTATTGAGTGGAGACCCTGCCTACGTTCCTCGTTATAATAATGCACGAAATCAAATCCGTAAGTATGAGCGTGATGAAATCGTTGAGGAATTGGTCCGCTACTACCTTAAAGGACAAGGAGTCGATCTATAA
- a CDS encoding M24 family metallopeptidase produces MNKRVQAFLAKMQEKELDGIIINNLKNVYYLTGFWGSNGTVFISRDRQVLATDSRYIIAAKQETSGFEIVADRDELAVIAGIVKDMGLSRIGFEDEISVSYYHRMQVAFEGIDLLPQTQFVEGLRMIKDEAEIAAIRKACSISDQAFRDALDFIKPGKTEIEIANFLDFRMRELGASGLSFDTILASGINSSKPHAHPMHKPVELGEAVTMDFGCLYDHYVSDMTRTIYLGHVSDEQAEIYNTVLKANQALIDQAKAGLGFRDFDKIPRDIIIEAGYGDYFTHGIGHGIGLDIHEEPYFSQTSTETIKAGMALTDEPGIYIEGKYGVRIEDDILITETGCELLTLAPKELIVI; encoded by the coding sequence ATGAATAAACGTGTACAAGCATTTCTAGCTAAAATGCAAGAAAAAGAACTAGATGGCATCATCATCAATAACCTTAAAAACGTCTATTATTTGACTGGTTTTTGGGGCTCAAACGGAACAGTCTTCATCAGCCGTGACCGTCAGGTCTTGGCGACAGACTCTCGCTATATCATTGCAGCTAAGCAAGAAACCAGTGGGTTTGAGATTGTGGCTGATCGTGATGAATTGGCTGTCATTGCAGGCATTGTTAAGGATATGGGCTTGTCTCGAATCGGTTTTGAGGATGAGATTTCAGTATCTTATTACCACCGTATGCAGGTAGCCTTTGAAGGAATTGACTTGCTTCCACAAACTCAGTTTGTTGAAGGTCTTCGAATGATTAAGGATGAGGCAGAGATTGCAGCGATTCGCAAGGCTTGTTCTATCTCAGACCAAGCTTTCCGCGATGCGCTTGACTTTATTAAGCCAGGAAAAACTGAAATTGAAATTGCCAACTTCCTTGACTTCCGTATGCGTGAGTTGGGAGCATCTGGCTTATCTTTTGACACTATTCTAGCTAGTGGTATCAACTCTTCCAAACCTCATGCTCATCCTATGCACAAACCAGTGGAACTAGGAGAAGCCGTTACTATGGACTTCGGTTGCCTTTATGACCACTATGTCAGTGATATGACCCGGACTATCTACTTGGGACACGTCAGTGATGAGCAGGCAGAGATTTACAATACGGTTCTCAAAGCCAACCAAGCCTTGATTGACCAAGCTAAGGCTGGCTTAGGTTTCCGTGACTTTGACAAAATTCCTCGTGATATTATCATTGAAGCAGGCTATGGCGACTACTTTACCCACGGTATCGGACACGGTATTGGGCTGGATATTCATGAAGAGCCTTACTTTAGCCAAACTTCTACAGAAACTATTAAGGCAGGTATGGCCTTGACCGATGAACCAGGTATCTACATCGAAGGCAAATATGGCGTTCGTATTGAGGATGATATCCTGATTACAGAGACAGGTTGTGAATTGTTGACCCTAGCTCCAAAAGAGTTGATAGTTATCTAA
- a CDS encoding SP0191 family lipoprotein — translation MKKIVLVSLAFLFVLVGCGQKKETGPATKTENDTLQSALPVIENAEKNTVVTKTLVLPKSDDGSQQTQTITYKDKTFLSLSIQQKRPVSDELKTYIDQHGVEETQKALLEAEEKDEAIIEARKLAGFKLETKLLSATELQTTTSFDFQVLDVKKASQLEYLKNIGLESLLKNEPSKYISDRLANGATEQ, via the coding sequence ATGAAAAAAATAGTTCTTGTTAGTCTGGCTTTCCTTTTTGTCCTGGTTGGTTGCGGACAGAAAAAAGAAACTGGACCAGCTACAAAAACAGAAAATGATACGCTTCAGTCGGCATTGCCAGTTATTGAAAATGCCGAGAAGAATACAGTTGTGACCAAGACTTTGGTCTTGCCAAAGTCAGATGATGGTAGCCAGCAAACCCAAACCATTACTTACAAAGACAAGACTTTTTTGAGCTTAAGCATTCAACAAAAGCGTCCAGTCTCTGATGAGTTGAAAACTTATATTGACCAACATGGAGTGGAAGAAACTCAAAAAGCTCTTCTCGAGGCAGAGGAGAAGGATGAGGCCATCATAGAAGCTCGTAAATTAGCAGGATTTAAGCTTGAAACTAAACTATTGAGTGCAACCGAACTTCAAACAACGACTAGTTTTGATTTTCAAGTTTTGGATGTCAAGAAGGCTTCTCAGTTAGAATATTTGAAGAACATTGGTTTAGAAAGTCTCTTGAAGAATGAACCAAGCAAATATATTTCAGACAGATTGGCAAATGGCGCGACAGAACAATAG